The segment CGATGCTATTGGAGTGATCTCGAATGTATTGAGAGTGACTGCAGGGCTCTGGAAGTGACAGTGCAGAGCATGGGAGCCCAGGATCTCTTTGATCCTTccagaaagcagggaaaggctTAGGCAGGCATGAACGTAGGTCAACTTTCAGCTGCCCAGCTGGTGCTACAAGCAGGGATTCAGCCCCTATGACCATAGGATTCGCTTTGAGGATCAATGGCTACTGAGCAGGAATGGGATGTATCTGATGAAGTGGAAGAAGAGTGTCTACGCTAGGTATGTCAGGGGAAGGTCTGCAATCTGTAGAGAACCGAAGGTGAGAGGCCAGGAGGAAACATCTGGGGGATGATACAATAACAGAGGCTCACCTGAAAGCAGCACAACTGGGGCAGAGTAGCATGGGTGATGGGCCTGCAACAGACCACATGGTTAAAGAGAGGAAGTTGATGAACATTCTTTAGACAGCTGGAAGAAGGACCACAGCTGCAGGTCCTGGTACTCACGGAGTACCTCAACCACCTGCCTACCTTCTGGGCACAAGCAATCCAGGTTCTGGAGCATGCTGAAGAAATTCTTGACATGGTGATTGATAAGCCAGCGAGGGGAAGTACCCTCCTGGATGTGTTACTCAACAAGCCAGAAAGAACAGGTGGAAGGTACGAAGAAGGTCAAGGGCAGACTTGGCTGCAAGGAACACGTAACAGTAGTTTAAAATCTGGATAGGAGTCAACAAGACAAACAGAATTGCTGGCATGGACTTCAGGAGAGTAGATTTCTGTTTATTAGGGATCTCTTAGCAGGAAACCCCAGGAAACTCATGTGGAAGGCAAAGAGGCCCACGAAAGCTGGCTGATCTTCCAGGACAGCCTCCTCAGAGCACAAGACTCAGGAGAATCTTATTAACTGTGTAGAATGACCCAGAGGGAGGCTGACAGAGCTGACTTGTCTTGAAAGTGAACAGACAGGCCAAAAGGCACAAGTGATAGTATGCAAAGTTCAGGCTGAATGAAGAaaatcatttttactgtaaaggTGAGCAAACACGGAAAGAAGagcccagaaaggctgtggatcTACATCCCTGGAGATACTAAAACCTTGGCTGGATGTAGCCCTAGGTAGCTTGCTTGACATTAGATGTATtcttgagcaggaggttgggcTTCGTGACTTctgcaggtcccttccaatgtATGTGGTTCTGTTATTCTTTGCAAATTTATGGGCCACCAGCCAGAGCAACTGTGGAGAATCTCAAATAAACTCTCATGATCATTCTCCAGAGTTAAACAGGCCAGCTTCCCCACGGCAAGAGTCTGTCCAGATTTACAAAAGTAACCAAATGAgtttctctgctctttctggGGAAGGGATAGACCTGGGCAAACAGACCATGTCAATACCAGAGGTAAAACTGTCATCCCTCAATTTCAATCCTCATTTCCCCAGAGGAGGAGCCTGGGCCACACACACTGACACCTGCATCAGGCCTCTAACTGGAGCTGCTTCCCCAAATACagagaggggcaggggctgctgcgggTCTCGCTCACCTCTTTGGCACTTGTGAAGGCCGCTCCAGAAAAGGCGTATCTGTCAACCACAAGTGTGATCCCTTGATGTAGTTTCTCTTTCATCAACGGCCTGAAAAAATCgtgggagaaataaaaaaaagttgcacTCCTTTTGTAAGTgatacaaatgaaaagaattcaTCTAAAAGATGCTTCACAAACCCAGTGTTTCCCTGTTAATGTTAGCAGTGTCAGGTTTATCTGTGATGCTAATCCCTGATAAAATCGCTCTTTGTATTGTCCTCTAACAGACTTAAACAAAGATCCTTTCAAGACACCCAAGTTCAGGGTGCCCCAGTGCCAGGCACTGCTCAAGGCAGCTCCATGGCTTACAGGCAAGATCACAGATGAACTATACACAGACATGAACAGCTTAGTCCTCTTCCCTTTTTAAGTGGTGCAGTAGATTTGCAATACTCTCTGCctcaatcagaaaaaaagtttcctttatTCACGACAATGACATTTCTTATTACAGCTCACTCATCTGCCTTGTACTTTCCCAGTTTGCTTGGCACCACTGCTACAGCAGaatcagcaaagctgctttttttttttttttttaatgaaaagattttgcaaTATAAGTTTCCAGGTATAAACAACAGTCAACACTGATTTTCCTAGGTCCACACATGAAGACTCGGGGGCCAAAAACAAGAACAGCCACTTATGGCTCAATGCAGCCCTCAGCTAGAGGGGAAATTTGGACACAATTCCTTAACCACTCTGTCACTCACATGGACTTGTGTGCAAAGCAAGGTCTCTTAATTTAGGAAAGTAAATTCACGGTTTAGGCTGGTACAGTCTCAGCTCTCCTGTTCTTAGGGCAGAGGGATTAGAAATATTGTACCTATTCatttcaaaaaagcaaaccGTGGGATTTGATCTAAGATTAAATTCAAAGCTGTCACGGTCTCCGAGACACTGCTTCCAGCTATGCTTCCTTTGCTAAACTATCACATTCTCGTACCTACTGTACCCACTACAAAGTCTAAAACCCCGGGGAGGATTCAACAccatgtgttttccttttacaactTAACAAACATGTATCTTTACACGTGTTCCCAGCGGTtagcagagaaaaggaggtgAACAGTGTGGTCCTCCAGGttcttctccttcagcaggTAGGAGCTGATCAGCTGCCCGATCTCCGTTGTTCTCTCTGTAAGAAAGagggggagaagcagcaaatgctGCCGCAAGCTGCTCTTGCCAAAGGGGTAACCGTCTGTCCTGGGGACCCGCCAGCCCGGGGGGCCGTTTGTCTGTCATGGGCGGGAGGCCGCTTGTCCCGGGCGGGAGGAGGTCGGTCTGCCCGGGTCGAGAGTCTATCCGCCTGCTACGGGTGGCAGAAGGTGGGTCTGCCCGAGGGCAGGGGTCAACCTGTCACGGGCGGGAGGTGGCCACGGGCCGGGCGCGCCGCGGGAGCCCTCTGATGGCGGACGCCCACCGCCGCCGGGGGCACCACGGCCCTACCTAGCGGGACTCCCTCCCCGCCCCGTTCCCTCCGGGCGTCGGCAGGCCCCGTACCCGGGAAGCGGAGAAGGTCGGCGCGGTGGCCGGCAGCCCGCAGAGCCTCCACCAGCCGCCGGCCCTGTGTGCTCTTCCCGGCGCGGTCCACCCCCTCCAACACGATCAGGGCGCCACGCCGGCCCGCCATAGCCCGCGCGCACCGCCCCTTCCGCCAACGCCCGGCCAATCACAGCCCGCGCCCCCGCGCCGCTCTAGGCGGCACAAGGGCACTGAGGCGCCGAGGTCCTCCACGAAGGCGGTAAAGCGGGAAGGAAGgccccgcccccctcccgccctGCCCCTCATGAATATGCAGCAGGAGCGTCCCCGGCGACCAATAGGCACCGGGCGAGTCATGAATATGGGATGaggccggggccgcggccctTGTCATGCGGGCCCGGCAGGCGGCGggaagcggcggcggcggcggggcgcgggccgCAAGATGGCGACCGCCATGTACCTGGAGCACTACCTGGACAGTGAGCGCGGGGCGCGGCTGCGGCGCGgcgctggggggaggtgggCGGCgagggggggcggccgggccggggccgggggccggggcgggggcggcggcggcagcgcgggaATTAGAGCTGCGCCAcgggctgggcggggggggcggtgcCGCGCCGCGTCATCAGCCGTGGCCGTGCGTCACCGCTGCGCGCCGGGGGAGCGGCGCCGGGCGGCCTTGGCGGGCCGCGGGAATGGGCTGGCCTCTGGCAGCCGGGCACCGCCGCGCAGGGCGGAGGGGGCGGGTAGCGCTCCCGGCGGGCGGCTCGGGCCCTGGGGGCGTTGGCTCCCGCGCAGTGCGCGGCCCCGCCGAGGCCCGTGTGCGGTGCGGCacggcggcgggcagcgcgccGCCTGGCAGTGACCGCCACCGCGCAGGCCGCGCTCCCGGGGCGCTCCCGCTCAGGGGGGACCGCTCCCGCGTCGCCCCGCGCCAGTGCCCCGCGCGTAGCTGCGGGtggccccgccgctgccccgccaGGGgggctcctggccctgctgggcGGCCCCTGTTCCCCGCCGAGGAGGGCGGGCTGCCGTGAGCAGAGCAGGCCGCAGCCTTTCTCGGCCTTGCCGTTTCAGGTATCGAGAACCTGCCCTGTGAGCTGCAGAGGAACTTCCAGCTGATGCGGGAGCTGGATCAGAGAACTGAAGGTGTGTTCAGGTATTCTGGCAAGCAGAGTCTGAGAGAGGGCCTCCACCTGAAGAAGGGGAAGAGCCCTACGGAGACTCGGCTTTAGAGAGCACGTCTCCCCtctactgcttttcttttccttggccGGAGTGCTGTGCAGCgtttgttccttttctgtgagGGCTACAGCTCGGGGGACTcgaattttttttcagcagttatGTGCTAATTTGTAGTTGTGCGATCGCTTTACCCGGTGGCCCCATGGCTGACCTTACTTGCACGCAATTCTACATCTGCTGAGCTGTAGACTATTCTGTGTCTTGCAAgatcagttttttttttcttttttgaggtTTGTGTTAGTATCTGTTTGCACATTAAAGATTTTCAATTTGAACCATTAGAATGGTAAATGGCAGTGCAGCAAATACAAAGTTGCGTGTGTGGGAAGAGAGCTGAAGTTTGTGAACGcgtgggtttgggttttgatCTTAACCGTgactcccccttccccccacgAATTAACtgtaaaacacttcagaaactgGAATCACACTGCAAGTGTAGAAGAGTGACTACCTTGAacttgttgtgttttttttttattaaggtaAATATATTAAGTAATCAGGGGAAGTCCAAAAACTGTCAGGAGTAGTCTTCTAAATACCATGATGGAGGTACAAGAAAAAACCACCTTGCTTTGGCAGACAGCTTTCTCAGGTGTGTgtatgctttgcttttcagataagaaagcagaaatcGACAGTCTTGCAGCAGAATACATTGAATCAGTGAAGAACATGTTACCTGAGGAGCGAGTGGAACACCTGAAGAAAATCCAGAGTGCCTACAGCAAATGTAAAGAGTACAGTGATGATAAAGTCCAGCTGGCCATGCAGACGTACGAGATGGTGAGGACTGCGACCAGCGAGACTTTTGTAAAAATGGCCATACTCTGGAATGGAGCCGCTGTTGGATGTGGAAGACCCTTCCACAGCATCTGTTTTCCCTGACGTTTCTGTTTTGCTTAGATATCCTACTGAAACAAATGACTAGTCCTTAAGCTTACTTTTCTTAATGTTGCCATCCCCAGAAAGCCTCCTTTTGTGTTACCAGGTTTTGTGTCTAGTAGGCTTCTCTTCTGGTGAAGAGTTAGTTTATCCCACTTGGAGTTGCTTGCTTGGAAGTACCTCTCCGCTGTGTAAAAGTGCCGGTAAATTTacccacctccctcctcccttgCAGCTTTCTTGTCACCTGATAATTTATTTAGGTCTGGCCTTCGTCATAAGTAACATTTTTGAAGTCACCTTCAATACTGTGTTGTGGAGGAATGGAAGAAAGTCTGCTCGATTACCTTGGCTTCCAaatgacaaaagaaagcagacCCGTCAGTTCCACCATTCTGGTTGTATGGACCTGATGGGAAAATCTCATTTCTTAAGATGCagctttccccttttttcttctttggcaCCTACACCTGTGTCCATTTAGCTGTCCGTTGAATAATTCTCTCTTTGTATTTTATCCCCTAGATAAAATTTGAGTGGGGGGAATCCTTTTGAGTATCCTTGATGTGTTTTGTCCAGCTTCTAGAGATGCTTTGGGTTCTgctactgctgcagctgcaggatgtTTTATTGCCatcaaatgctgcagaaaaggaaattgtttCATGGGAGTTGAAAAGTGCCCTAGATAACTAATGTGATGACTAGGTATTGCAGCAACACAGTTTGGGGGTGATGGCTTAACATACCTTTGCTACTTCTCTGTCTGTAAACCACATTATTGCAGCCAGGGTGGTGCAAGTTACATGTGTTGACTTGGTACTGGAGATAGTCAGCAAGAAGCCTGTATTTTTTACTAAATTCCTTCAAATACGATGCCAGTGCAATACCAGTAAAAATAGACATGATCTCACACTCAACACATTTTACGGACAGTAGttgaataatgtattttgaaaattgcaagaaaaaccaattattttttaatatctctcattgtcttgttttgttctgcaaaCCGTTAGTTTGAGTTGCTTTGACTGTCCTTTATGCCacctcccttttccttcctttctttgtagAGGGATTGGGTCCTCTTGCTTTTGcctattgtttttttctctccaccttAACTCCCTTTGTGTGTaccatttccctttttccagtttgGTACCCTTTTCATGCCGTGCTCTCAAGTAGCGTACTCTACTCCTGTTCGTGCCAATGACAGCCAAGTTATTAGACCTTCCTggttttgttaatatttttttttttaatcagcttaTGGTTTCCTGTTCTGTGCAGGTGGATAAGCATATCCGCCGGCTGGATGCAGACTTGGCAAGGTTTGAAGCAGATCTGAAAGATAAACTGGAAGGCAGTGACTTTGAAACCCCTGGATCTCGAAGCCTGAAAAGTGCGTAAATTTTTACATTTGACAGTGTTTTCCAGCACTGAGGTTATCTAACCAGAAGGGCTAAGATAGAAAGTAGGCTGTTATTTCTGGAGGAAGAATTACACAATAATGTACTTCTTCACTTGTTTTTAACGCTCTTCAAGTATTCACAGTGTTCTGGTGGGCAATaaatagatgaagaaaaatgtagtgCTGGGATCTGACTTGCTGCCTCTGCTTGCCAAGATCATGCTGAGGTGGCCCATGGTTACTGGTGGTAAGGAAGGTGCTGGCCAAGGGGGAACTAACTGTAACAAAACAGAACTGATGTTCTTATGGCTCTCGAGTGTAACAGTCTTAATTTCAGGCTTGATCAGTTACCGTGTAAGTTCTAAGCTCTTTCTGAGAAGAGAAGATtggcctttttttctccttttaccaGAATCTGAATACTAATCAAGCTGAGAACAGCAGGAGAAATTAGGAATTAAAGGAAAGTACCAGTGCCTGTAATGTCTACTGGAAATCTCATGTGATTACAGTGAAATTCCAACATGGTTAACAGCAGCAGAACTTTATGCCTTTGCACTATGAAATAAGGGTGGATCAAGGATGTGGAGATAAAAGTTGCATTAGTTATTGAGTAACCAATTAACTGGCTGAGTGTCTAAGAATAtactgagtttaaaaaaaaaattacagcatgtCTAACCAAATATAATGCTATTTATATCTTGCGCAACATTATGGACTAGCATTGTACTGCAGTGATTTAACTGCCAAAACTGCAAACACAAGAGTCTGGTGCTCAGTAGTGCTACTTACCAATTTGGCATATTTGTGGCATAAAAATGTGTTCCGTAATCAGCACTCATACTCAATTACACATGAAATACGGATGTCAAACCAATAaatgcatcaaaagaaaaagtacctGGGGATGTTTCTGCTGTTCAAGTAGGTTGaaacagtggggtttttttcctttatagaGGGCCGAagtcagaaagacaaaaaaggctCTCGTGGTCGAGGCAGGCGAACGTCTGAAGAAGAtacaccaaagaaaaagaaactcaaaGGAGGGTAAGGCACGCCCAGTCACAGCTCTGGTGACTTTGGCTTGACACTTCATGAATTTTCCACAAGCTCATGTTACCCTGTTTATGACTCATGTCTGGATGGTGCACAGTGTTAGGGTGTTCTGGTCTTACTCTCTTTCATTAATGTCCTGCTTAGGACAAGTCAGCTTTGTTAATTGACTTGTTGGCATGTGGAAGCTCAGCATGCTTGGAATGCCCTCTGACTGGAAGGACAAGATCAGCGTCTCTGTTGCTGTTGGCAAGCAGGGAGAAAATAGCTTTGATTTTCGTCATGTGGCTATTTTTAACAGTTGCTTGTGGTTTGGATTGTAAAAAGAATAACTTCCCCATCAGGACAAAAACTGATGTTGTATTGTTGTTCCAGAAATCTTGGAGAATTTTGAGGATTGTTTTCAAAGGATTGTGTCCTAGATAATCTTGAATAATCTAATTTGCTTTTGTgaagcaaggaagaaagcatATCCCCTCTGCGGTATGATTTATATTAAAGGTGCTCTGTTGATTCTAATATTTTCAGTTGGCAAAATGGGGGGggcagaaaactaaaaatagttTCCATTGATCATTACTGACATATCAACTTAATGCATTCTTGTCAGAGCAAGAGGGTTTGCTCATACCCGATGATGAGAGaagaatatatattaaaaaaatttgggGGGGAACAAAAGTCAGATTCTTCTGTCCACAAGCCGAAGTGATCTGTATGTCAGTTTTGTTACTGTAGTCGTGGCATCCACGAATCATTTTCTTAATCCTTTATAGTCAATCTACTGTTTTGTGTTTGATCAGGCCTACCTTATGATTTCAGTTATTGGATAATATGTGATAGTGTAATCTAAACTCTAAAGCAGGGTCAGTGTGTTTTAGGGAAGATACTGttaaaaactaattttcccAGGTGGGATTTAGGTCTTGGAAACACAGTGTTGCCTGCAACTGGAAAGTGTCAATCTGTCCATGTCCACAGATCTGAGTTTGCTGATACCATCCTGTCGGTGCATCCTTCAGATGTCCTAGACATGCCAGTGGACCCCAACGAACCCACCTACTGCTTGTGTCACCAGGTGTCCTATGGAGAAATGATTGGCTGTGACAACTCAGATGTAAGCACTTGAGATGATTCATTTTCAGGTGTTCACTAAATCACAACACTGTGAAATCTGCAGGGGGGGTACTTGCTCAGTTAGATcatataaaatgaaaggaacatgcccatggcaggggggttaaactaggtgatctttaaaggtctcttccgACCTAAACCACTGTATGATTTGTGAAATGCTAAGCTTCTCCTCTGTTggtttttccattctgttttgcAGTGCCCGATTGAATGGTTCCACTTTGCTTGTGTGGACCTCACCACCAAACCAAAAGGGAAATGGTAAGCAGGACATCATACAGCTTTTAGATTTTTTGGGGGCTATTTGCCTCACCAAGAATCACAGTAAGAATCAAAACACCATTGTGACCTTCCCTGATAAGAGAAGCTTTGCTCCTCATCAGAGGGTTTGCATCCTCTATGGTTTGGGATAGTGTTTGTGCAAAGGAGAAGTACAAGGGGAACCTTCCTCCTAAGGTCTGCTTCCGTGGTAGTCTTAAATTCTGGTGGGAGCAAAACAGGGACCTGGGCATATGCAAAACTGCATGATAAACAGAGCAGGTTTTGATCAAAGGCCTGTGTAAGTGTGTATGTGTTACACCTCAGGTTTACTGTATTGTTGCACAGTTGTGGCTCTGGTTAAAATAgagatgtgtatttttatttttttttacttttggaaGCAAAGTTTGAAGACTGCTCTAGTTGCGTCTCATCTTGGAACGTACTTACGTGCTTAGTTTCTATTTAATGGACTGCTTTCATCTGAATAACGAGGTGCCTGTCAGAAACGGGCTTGAGTGAACTGCAGTcatgggagagagagaaaggaacgAGTTGGAGAAACGTGTATCTTTTCTTTGGCCTGTAAAGGAAGCTTGTGTGACAAATCGGGTGTATCATAGCTGTGAGGGGCTGATGAGGCCTGGAAGCCACCTGGTCCTCTCTGACACTCTGTCCAGCCAAGCTGATGCAGTTCCTCTCCTATTTGCCCAGCCTTGCTGCACGTAATGAAAAGTATTGCAGTTACTTAAACCGGCTGCTTTTAAACTACCCCTCAACCACTCATTcccaaataataaaaagagtTCTTGGGCTGTGTGTCATTAACTTCAGGACCTAATTAATGCCTGTTTTTCTCTGTAGGTTTTGTCCTCGTTGtgttcaggaaagaaagaaaaagaagtaaggAGTAGAGGAGAATACATCCTCTGAGGCAAGAAGAGTTTAATATATTCATTCATGTTGCAATATTatctttgattattttttttttaacctaccCTCCTTTTTCTGGTATGATATTTAATTGTCCAGTGGCCAGTTGTAATTCCTGTTCTTTCataagaaaattactttgggaGGGAGTCCCAAATCCTTTTGCCACAGGGATTTTATTTATGTTACACTtggcacagcactgaaattGGTGTTACTATGAAGTGCTAGGGCAGCCAGTAGCTGTAGTCTCTGCTAGTTTATAGGAGTCTGAAACTACATAAGGCATTGCAGGATACATACCTGTATCCTCAGCGTGGTACATCACCGTCATCGGAATAGTTTAGGCCTGGAGCTTGGTGTGGCAGAGAGCAGGGAATTTTCTCTGATGCAGCCTGCATGAAAGAAGTGGGCCCCATTGTTTAGGGGCAAAGTCCATTTGTTGTGCAGCTCTGTAGTacagaaaggaacaggaaaGCTAGCTGGCTGTTTCCACTGTCTGCTTCCTCAAAGCCAAGTGCTGTGCTTAGTTTCgacagggcaggggtgggggagaggtAAGAGCCCACCTCTTTTGGGGAGTTTCTTCTGTCCACCTTTGCACTGCCTTCATTTTACTTGATCCTTGTCCCCATTCACATGAACCTTAAGGGAAGCAAACCATTTCACTTTTCACCTCCTTCTAGAAAAGGTTTCTCTTTTGGGGAGATAACCTTTAAATAGCAAAGGAATTGTCCTGCAATGTTTGTTAGTGACAGCAATACTGAGGGAGGGCATTACCTTTCCTGgctgtttccatttctctgaAGATCCTTTAAAGTACCTTACTGTGAAGATGAAACCTACAGTATTTTTATAGAGATAGAAGGTCGGATTTATTCATAAAATAAGATGAAGGCctgatttttgttatttgtgGTTGTCTGGGGTAAATCAGGCAAACAGACTTTAGGGGAAAGGCTCCCTAAGGACAATATAGAATCCCATGGTGGTGTGGCAAAGCTGAAAGGCAGCCATCTGATAGCTTGGGGGGGTGCTGAATAGTGTTTGCTGTGAAGCACTGCTGTTGAAAGCCATTCAGCAGAATGTTTCAATACAACTTCTTGTCTTGTTATTTTAGCTAGGGTACATTTGCATGTTCTTGACTTCGTTAAGCTGCATTTCAGATTATGAATGTGAATCCTTGCTGATCCTTGCTGTCGTCGCAGTGTCAGTcgatgcagcagaaggaagagaaggaactcgggagtaggaaaaaaaaagtctttatggttgggttttttccttcccccgAGTTATAGTGGATGCAGAAGTtgagggaagagcagagatCGCTCTTGTCTCCATATGTATCTGCTGCATTATGGGGCTTTCCCGCCTACAATAAAAGATGCTGGTGGAGAGTGTGTGGGGGAGaagccccaaaccaaaacctccTGCAGCATCAGGCACCAGGGTTCATGAACTTTGCTGCTGTGATCCCTGATGGCTGTTGGTGGCAGAGCTGTGAACTACTTTGCATACCATTGTGCAGGAGCTGTTGGTATAGACTGCTGGAAAGGCATTGAGAAACTTCCAGataagcttttcttctgctgtaaaAACAGTCTGaataaagagcagaaaaaaacggcttctgttcagattttggcatttgtttctaagaaaaaaaaagatttttccttgTTATACTGACCCTCTTGCTTGTATTTTGCAATGAAAGAAAGTAGaacacagctcctgccagttttgcttccctgctttgctctgctgggCTTTGTAGATGCTGCAGGTATGTCAAGactgatgtaaaaaaaacctcttGATACCGAGACAGCTCTTCTGTGAACATTTTGGTTTATTGCATCtgctatggaaaaaaaccccacaacaaatCAACCTGTCTCCAGGGTCCTATCATTTGAAGTGTGATACTGCTCCTGTCTCGGCTACATTGCATCACTCCCTGCATTGTATCTGAAGTTTCCATAGTCAATAGGAGTGATGCATGTTTGTCACTGTTGCTGTTGTAATAGCACCCGGAAAGCCGGcagacaaatgaaaagcagattgctggagggaaagaggaggaaaagcacaATCCTACAAACCTGACCTTAGACGTAGTCagccctctttttctttccacctctCCTCCTGAGAGCAAATTTAATCGTGATACCTCATGAGCCAGCCTGTAATTCTGTAACCAGTGAGCGAGACCTGTACCTCGTTGACGTGCTACACTGGAGTAATGCAGGAGCCTTACTGCGTCCTGACGCCTAAATGTTGATgtcatttcaggttttatttcccccttcCGTCCAATTGtataggactttttttttttttttttttttttttcttacttgccCCTCCCCTGGCATTATTAGTAGTGGTATGTCCGTAGATTAAGCATTTGATTTGAAATGTGCTCAAAATTCCACTGCACCTCTCTGGGAAGCATGGAAGTGTGCAGCTAAGGATGAGTCGGTGTAAAGCTGACTGCCCTCAGCTCAGGAATGATGGTCAGGTAGGACAGCAAAACGCAGTTTGTTAGCACGTGCTTTCTGGGGCTGGGAAGAgcagacattttccttttcaaccagcaaagaaaaaagaaaaataaactctggGTGTTAGCATCAGCCCCCAAAAGAAAGGTAGTTTGCTGGGAATTGTGAATAGCGTGAGGCACAACATACTCACAACGCAAGGTCTGTGACATGTCGGAACATCTGACATGCAATACCAGCAATAAACTCTCCTGCTCAGATACCAGTGCAGGGGCTCTGGCGGTTCGAGAGCATCTTCTGGCCGCTCACGCCTGgctttagagattttttttaaaacccctTATAGACAAATACCAGTAGCCTTTTTTTGCTTACTAAAGGATTGAAATCTTTCTCCTGAATTTTGAATGTACAGTGTTAAATATACTTTCATGGAGAAGGGTGAACAAGACTGTGATATGTAAAGGAATGTTCCACTAAAGATTGTCGGGACGCCTGAGCGCGTACCCTGTGGGTTCAGCTTTATCCCAGCTCATCCAAACTGGAGGTGAAAACGACTTTAACCTgattgttctattttttaaatgaattagATCTATGTTCCCTTTGTTAATGGAAGAGAATAtaaatctttttattaaaaaaaaaaaggaatgtaaagtaaaaatgtatatCTGTATTTTTGGATCATGTTATAGATGATGGATATATTGttataaataaagtatttttggGAACAAAGACGTACGGGAGCGTGCTGTGGTGCCGCAGGAGTGCTGGTGGGTACGGGGCGGGGGTGGCTGCGCCGTGGGGGCCGtgccggggctgcggggaccCACGGCGGCTGCGGGACGCGGGGGGGGGGCCGTGCTGCGGGACCCGCGggggtggctgtgccgggggggCGCTGCGGCGGCCTCCTGCCGCCAGGTGGCGCTGTGGCGCGGGGCACATGCGTCGTGTGCCGAGGGCCCCGCGGAGGCCGCGGGCGGGCGCGCAGCGGTTGGGCTGGAGCCGCCCGCCCCCATGGCCGCCCGGGGGGTGCCTGAGGCTGCCGGGTGCCGGCTGCGGGAGCGGCTGGCCGAGGCGCtgggcccgcccgccgccgggggctCCGTTGCCCCGGCGGTAGCGACACGCCGAGCGGCCCGGCCCGTGCCGCT is part of the Falco naumanni isolate bFalNau1 chromosome 13, bFalNau1.pat, whole genome shotgun sequence genome and harbors:
- the ING5 gene encoding inhibitor of growth protein 5 isoform X1, with translation MATAMYLEHYLDSIENLPCELQRNFQLMRELDQRTEDKKAEIDSLAAEYIESVKNMLPEERVEHLKKIQSAYSKCKEYSDDKVQLAMQTYEMVDKHIRRLDADLARFEADLKDKLEGSDFETPGSRSLKKGRSQKDKKGSRGRGRRTSEEDTPKKKKLKGGSEFADTILSVHPSDVLDMPVDPNEPTYCLCHQVSYGEMIGCDNSDCPIEWFHFACVDLTTKPKGKWFCPRCVQERKKKK
- the ING5 gene encoding inhibitor of growth protein 5 isoform X2, which translates into the protein MRELDQRTEDKKAEIDSLAAEYIESVKNMLPEERVEHLKKIQSAYSKCKEYSDDKVQLAMQTYEMVDKHIRRLDADLARFEADLKDKLEGSDFETPGSRSLKKGRSQKDKKGSRGRGRRTSEEDTPKKKKLKGGSEFADTILSVHPSDVLDMPVDPNEPTYCLCHQVSYGEMIGCDNSDCPIEWFHFACVDLTTKPKGKWFCPRCVQERKKKK
- the DTYMK gene encoding thymidylate kinase, with protein sequence MAGRRGALIVLEGVDRAGKSTQGRRLVEALRAAGHRADLLRFPERTTEIGQLISSYLLKEKNLEDHTVHLLFSANRWEHVPLMKEKLHQGITLVVDRYAFSGAAFTSAKENFCLDWCKQPDVGLPKPDLILFLHLSPEAAAERGNFGNERYENSPFQEKVLQSFYHLMRDKTLNWKTMDASKSIEDLHREIKSIAEETMQEAQNKPLGELWK